Sequence from the Burkholderia stabilis genome:
CTTCCTTTTTTCCCTCCGCGCCGTGTTTCCGTTAGCGCGAAAGAGGCGAGATTCTAAGCATCCGCCCCGATCTCCGCAACCCCCTTTGTGAAATTTTTTTGACGTGCCGTTCCGAAGGCCGCCGAGCCTCCCTGGCGGTTATATATAAGCGACACGGCAGGAGCAGCCTCGGTCGCCCGTGAACCGCCCCGCCGTATCGAAACCAACCCGCCGTCGCTCACCGCCCCACCATCGCCCTCACCACGCCGTCCCGCCGAATCAACCCGTGATACAGCGCCGCCGCAAAGTGCGCGAGGAACGTCGCGAAGAACAGATATGCCACCACCCGATGCGCGACCCTGAGCCAGGCGAACGTCACCGGGTCAGCCGAAACGATCGCAGGCAGCTGCACGCCACCGCCCAGCGTCACCGGATATCCGCCGGCCGACAGCATCGCCCACCCGATCAGCGGCATCGCGACCATCAGCGCATACAGCACGAGATGCGACCCATGCGCGGCAAGCTTCTGCCACCACGGCAAGTCTTCAGGCAACGCCGGCGGCTTCGACAAAACCCGCACCACGATCCGCACACACACCAGCACCAGCACGGCCACACCCAGCGGCTTGTGAATCGCCACCAGCACCGCATGCCGCTCGGAGACGGACGACACCATCCCCACGCCGATAAACAGCATCGCGACGATCATCGCGGCCATCACCCAATGCAGCACCCGCGCCGGCAGACTAAACGTCGTAGAAGTCTTCATCACCGCCCCTCCGAACTCAACTTGGCCACGCCCGCCACGCCAGCCTCTTCACTGGTCCGCCGCAGATACGAATCCGCATAAGCCGCCGACCTGGCCGCCAGCAACGGATCTCCCGACACCTGAATCCCCTGCGGCAGCACCGTCGGGTCGTAATTCACGTCGCGGCACGGCCCGCTGTCCTGCGCCTCCACGCGGTCGAGCACGAGCGTGCCCGCATCGATCGTCGTCCGCTGCGCGGGCCAGACCTTCGTCGCGTCGTCCACCGGATCGCCGGGCTCCGCCAGCGTGACCAGCAGCTTCCACTTCTGCGGCCCCGCCGCGATCCGCTGCGTCACGTCCTGCTGCAACACGTTCGGATCCGCGGCCGTCGCGACGTCCCCGGCGCCGGCCGTCTGCTCCGGCACGACACGCCACCGCACCGGCTGCCGCTTGCCGCTCGCGTCGACGAAGTAAAACGCGTTCAACCCGTAATAGCTTTCGGTGACGTAGCTCGCGCTCGGCTTCGCACCCTTCACCCACTGCAGGAACGCAGCCGTCTCCGGATGCGCGCCGAAAAACGCCTTCACCTTCGCCGGATCAGGCTTGCCCGTCTTCGGATCGGGCCGGGTCGCCACCGTCTGCTGGTAGAACGCCTGCGGCGTCGCCACCGGAAACACGGGCATCGCGTTCATCCCGGTGCGCCATTGCTCGCCGTCCGGCGCGGTGAGCTTCAGCGCGAGACTGCGGATCGGCACACTGCTGTCGGGCGCATACGGATTCCCGCCGGGCAGCGCGAACCGCCCGACCACCGGCGTACGCACCGCCTTGAAGAACGGCGCGACCGAATACGCGCTCGCGGCGCCGTTGCCTTCGAAATAACCGGTCACGCACACGCCCTTCGCGTGATTGCGCCGGAAGCCGGGATGAACGCCGCTGTTGGTCTGCAGCGCGTCGACGAGCCGCTGCGGGGTCAGACGCGCCGGCGCGAGCCACCCGCCGGCGTACCCGAACGCGACGGCCACGCCGGCCACCGCGCCGCCGATCACGGCCCAGCGCCACCACCCGCGCCCGGGCTCGCGCTGCGGCGAAGAAGAGGAAGATTGCTTCATGGATGCACTCCCGATCGTCAGATCATTGTCGAACGCGCGTAGGACGCCGCCCGCGCCGCTTTATTCCAGGAAAATTTTTTTCCTATGCTTGATGGAATAATCGGCGCCGCCCGGCGTCCTACGCGGCATCTCGACCCTTTCGGCAACCGGCCCGGCCATGCCCTCCACCGCCCTCGACGACGAAGCGTTGCGCGAACTCCTCCCCAGGCTGCGACGTTTCGCGCTCTGGCTCGCGCGCGACGTCCACGCGGCCGACGATCTCGTCCAGTCGACGCTCGAGCGCGCGCTGTCGCGCTGGACGAGCCGTCGCGACGACGCGTCGCTGCGCAGCTGGCTCTTCACGATCCTGTATCGGCAGTTCCTCGACGGCAAACGCAGCGCGAAGCGCTACGCGTGGCTGCTCGGCCGCATCCGCGACGACGATGAAGCGCACTGGCCGTCCGCCGAACGCGAATTCGCGGCGCGCGCGACGCTCGAAGCGTTCGGCCGGCTCTCGGACGAGCAACGCAGCCTGCTGCTGCTCGTCGCGGTCGAGGGTTTCACGTATCAGGAAGTCGCCGACCTGCTCGACGTGCCGATCGGCACCGTGATGTCGCGGCTCTCCCGCGCGCGCCAGGCGCTGCGCCAGCTCAGCGACGGCGAGCTTCCCGCTCCTTCTCTGCGATTGATGAAGAAATGAACACGCCTCCGAACGAACACGACCTTCAGGCCTACGTCGACGGCCAGCTCGACGACGATGCGCGCGCCGCGGTCGAGCGCTATCTCGCGCTGCATCCCGAGCGCGCGGAACAGGTGAAGCAATGGCAGCAGGATGCGCAGCGGTTGAGGGCCGCGCTTGAGAGCGTGCGGATGCCCGCGGAGAACCCGGCGCTCGATCCGGCGGCGATTCGCGCGCGGCGGGCGGAGCGCACGCGGATGCGGTTCGCGATGGCGGCTTCGTTCGTGTTCTGCGTCGGGCTGGGGACGTTCGGCGGCTGGCAGGCGCGCGGGTGGAACGCGCCGCCGCCCATCGCGCCGATGAGCGATGCGATCGAGGCTTACCGGATGACGGTGGTCGATCAGACGGCGAAGGTCGATTATCGGCCGACGCGTGCGGGCGATTTGCAGGGGTGGCTCACCCGACGGGTGGGTGCATCGGCGAAGCTGCCGGATTTGAGCGCGGCCGGGTTCAGGCCGGTCGGCGGGCGGTTGTTTACGACGGACCGTGGGGGCACGGCCGCGATGGTGCTCTATGAGGACGACGCCGGGCGGACACTGAGCTTCTATCTCCGGCCGGCGGAATCGGCCAATCGGCTGCTGCCGGCCGGGCAGCGCGTGGATGGCGCGCTGCTGGCGCGGTATGGGTCGCTGAACGGGCTCAACTACGCGGTGGTCGGGCCGGCCGGGAGCCTCGGGGAAAAAGCGGTCGCGCAGGCGCTCGATCAGCAGACTTGAGTGGTACGATGCGCGCCCTGCCGGCGGTCGCTGGTGGCCGCCGGCGCCTTGAGGCATGCGGCTTTGCCGGCTTGAGCGTGCTCACGCTCACCACTCGCGCGCACAGCGTTTCGATTGACTTTGCCGGTCTGTTGTCCACATCGGAACAGCGTCGGCATCCTCACCTTTAAAATCACAGGGTTTCGAGTCGCCGCGAAGCGGGATATCCACATCGATCGTGTCGGTGCCGCATGTGGACATCGGGCGGTTCGCTCACCTTTGGTCCACACAGCGTTTCGGGTTGTTTTGGGGCTGCTATATCCACAACCCTTCCGGTAAAACGAATCTCCGTGCCGAGTTCGATTACTCTCACCCGTTGGATGCACAGGCTTTCGAGTTCTTTGGCGCCTCGATATCCACAAGACATCCAAACTCGCGGGGATGCTCGAGAACCGAATCGCATCGCCCGATCGATTCCCGAAAAGCCCCGACAGACAAGGCATTCAGGTCGATACGCCTGATCGAAGGCAGAACACTCACCGGTCAAGTGCACAGAGATTCGACTGGTTGGTGTGCGGGTTGTCCACATGCCGGCAAGAAACGCGGTGGATATTCCGCCCGCGATCGCGTCGCGAAAAACATGCGATCGAGAGCCCTCCGTCCAATCATTCGCTCACATGTCCGGTTTGGCTTGTCTCGATCCGGATTCGCTGGAATCCGCACCCAGCTTGCGATTCAGACGCACGCTCACCGACGGGATGCACAGCGTTTCGGGTTGTTTTCCTGCTCGGTTATCCACACCGGCTTATCGCGTCAATGCTGCTCGATGACGTATTGCTCCGGGCCGCGCCACGCAATCGAACGGTACCCGCGCCGAACGACACCGATCTCTCGGTAATACTCGACGAGCGCTTGCGGGCTCCAGTCCCGGCCTGCGGAGAACAACGCATCGAGCTCGACAAGCGTGACAACGAGCGACGATCATCATCGTCCACGATCGTGCGTTCCCAGCGATCGGAATGCCAGGCGAAGTCCAACCGGACCAGCACCTCAGCGACGGCTGCCACATCAGTCACGACAACGGCGACGTGGCCGGCAATATCCATCACAAGCGTCTCATTGACGGGCGCCTTCATCAAACGCCTCGTCCATCGTCGTTTGATGCCTTCACCTTATCTCCGTCCCTGCTCCAGTCGACCGCAAGCACCAACAGCTCGGACAAGTTACGCGGGCCGCCGTAGCCAGCAAATTCAGTTTCGGTTGCGCGAACGGATACCCAATCCGACTCGTCACGCTCGATCGCCAGATCGATCACCTTGCCGGCCGACGCTCCATCGAGCTTCAATTCCCATCCTGGATTGTCGAGCGTGGCGATCCTGATGCCGTGCGCGTGTTCCCACACGCCATCGCAACGGGATTCGTACCAGCACTGCAGCGCAGTCAACGAATCGATCATGTGGCTAGCCCCTTCGGTCCATCCGACTCATACCGCTGTGAGCCATCCGACGATCTCCGCGATATCTTCATCGGACAACTCGCCGACTCGATCGACGAACACCCCGTAGTCGAGATCGAACTTCACGTTGAATCGCTCGCCCTTGTAGCGGCAACACAAGACATCGGCTTCCGGTATCGACACGCGTTGCTCGAACACGATGCCGCCTGAGTGTTGCTGCAACCGGCGTACGACGGCATCGATGTCGAGTGCATCGAGACGGGTCGATGAAGAATCAGCCATTTGCTGTGAGCCTGTCCGCCAGGCCTTCGCATCCTGAACGACGGCGATTCTACAGACACTGCGGACGACTTCTCACCCACACGCCTCACAGCCTTCCGATTCGTCCGTCGCTCTGCTGCACGCAGTGCATATCCTGCGCGAATCACAGTCGATGCACTGTGCTTATCCAAAGGTGTTAACAGGGTTCGTATACATACGTAGTGATAGTTAACAAGCCCTGTGCCTCACAGTGGATAACCTCCGTAACGCACTGAATTATCAACACGAAGCAGGATGCATAACCATGGGCACCTCACGTGAACAGCTCCGCGCAGCACAGAACAACTTTTCGTCGATTCACAGCCGCGGCGACATATCCTCAATCGTTCCACTGTGAATCCAGAGGCTTGCAGGACGGTTATCCAGAGGGGAATGTGGATAACGTTGCAGCACCGAAGCGTTTCGCTGTGACGCTCAACCTCACGCACTCACCGCAACGAGCAACACCACCGGCACACACACGTCACCCTCGATTCAAAAAATTTTCACGAAGGGGCTTGTGCTCTGCAAAAACCCTCTCTATAATTCGCGGCTTCTTAGGCTCGTAGCTCAGTTGGTTAGAGCACCACCTTGACATGGTGGGGGTCGTTGGTTCGAATCCAATCGAGCCTACCAACGAACAAAATGAAGGGGTCCGGCAGCACACATTGCCTACAGGCAATGCGGCTCGCCAAACATACAAACGCCACGCGGCAACATCGCGTGGCGTTTTTCTTTTTCCGGCCGAAACAACGCGAAACAGCGCATGGTGCCCCGATGCATCGCGTGATCCACGGCATTGCATCCTCGTTCATCACCCGCATCCCGACCGGCCACACAACGGCCGCTGCACGACGAGTAGAATCGTGTGCCAGTCGAAGCGGCGTCGACGCATGCCGCCCGATTCCCTCCGCATCAAGACAACAACGCGCGAACCGCGCGATTGAGAGCAAACGACCATGTCCGAGGTCACGAGCACCGCATCGTCCGCGAGCAACGACGAAATCGCCGCTTACGTCGGCAAGAAAGCGACGTGGTTCGAGCGGAAATGGGCGATCGCCGAATCGCGCAAGAGCCGGCAGTCCTGGAACTGGGCGGCCTGCTTCCTGGGCCCGGTCTGGATGGCGTATCGATGCATGTACTGGCAAGCGTCCGCCGTGCTGGGCGTCACGCTTGGCATCACGCTGGTCGAGTTGCTGTACTTCCCGAAGTACTTCGAATCGAGCACGCTCGACCCGGTCACGATCGCGATCGCGGTGTCGCTCGGCTGGTACGGGAACGGCATCTACAAGACGTACGTCGAACGCAAGATCGAAAAGCTGCGCCCGAACGCGACATCCCGCGAATCGTTTCTCGCGCTGCTGGAAGCGCAGGGCGGCACGAACTGGCTCGCGGCGGCCGGCTTCGCCGTCGCGACGCCGCTGCTCGGTTTCCTGATGATCATGATTCGCAACCTCGTGGCCGGGACGTATTGATCGCGACGTATGGATCGCGTTAGCCGGCGGCCGGCAAGGCAGGGCGGAAAGAAGCGGGCGGAGGGCGCCGTTGCCGTGCATCCACACGGCACTCGGCGCGCCATCCCGCCGCCCTCAATGCAGATGCTTCAGCTTGTCGGGATTCCGCACGACATAGATCGCGACGATCTTCCCGTCCTCGATTTCTAGCGCCGTCGTCTGCAGCTCGCCGTCGGATTCGAGCGTGACGAAACCCGGCAGCCCGTTGATGAACCCGGCTCGCACGAGCTTCGACGCATGCGTCGAGAACAGCTCGGCCAGGTATTCGTGCACCTTCATCACGCGCTCGAAGCCGAACACCGGCTTGCCCGCGGCGGAACGCTTGCCGCCGCCGTCCGAGTGCAGGCTCACGTCTTCGGCGAGCATCGCGCCGAGCGCGCGCATGTCGCCGCTGCGCGATGCCGCGAAAAATGCCTCGGCCAGCTCGATCCCGCGCTGCTTCTCGACATGAAAACGCGGCCGCGCCTCGCGCACATGCGTGCGTGCCCGCGCGGCGAGCTGCCGGCATGCGGCCGGGTCGCGCTGGATCGTCGTCGCGACTTCGTCGAACTCGAGGCCGAACACGTCGTGCAGCAGGAACGCCGCGCGTTCGAGCGGCGAGAGCCGTTCGAGCGCGAGCATCAGCGGCAGCGTGACATCTTCCTGCTCGTCTTCCTCGACGACCGGCTCGGGCAGCCACGGGCCGATATACGTCTCGCGCTGGTGCCGCGCGGACTTCAGCTGATCGAGGCACATGCGCATCACCATGCGGCGCAGGAACGCCTCGGGCACGCGCACTTCGGTACGGTCGACGTCCATCCAGCGGATGAACGCCTCCTGCACCATGTCCTCGGCATCCGCGACGGAACCGAGCATCCGGTACGCAACGCGGATCAGCGTGCGGCGCAGCGGGTCGAAGCTCGCCGCCGCATCGGCCCGTTCTTCGGCGCTGCCCTTGGCCGGCTCGAGGTTCGTCATCAGGCCACCATCTTCGCGGCGGCAGCCTTCGCGTCGGCCGGATCGATCCACAGCCCGAAGCCGACGGCGAGCCGGTTCCAGCCGTTGATCACGTTGATCATCAGCGTGAGTTTCACCTGTTCCTCCTGGCTGAAGTGGTCGTTCAGCGCCGCATACGCAGCTTCGTGCGCCGCATGGCCTTCCGACAGCCGCGTGAGCGCCTCGGTCCAGCCGAGCGCCGCGCGTTCGCGGTCGGTGTAGCAGGGCGCTTCACGCCACGCGGCGAGCAGGTAGATGCGCTGCTCGGTCTCGCCTTGCTCGCGCGCTTCGACGGTGTGCATGTTAATGCAGTTGGCGCACGCGTTGATCTGCGACGCGCGGATCTTGACCAGCTCGATCAGCGTCGGCTCGAGGCTCTTCGCGGCGGCGACCGATACGGTCATCCAGTTCTTCATCAGTGCGGGAGCGGCGGCAAACGGATTGAGTTTCGCAGTCATGGTTCCTTCTCCTTTCGTGTGGGTTCCGGTGATATGACGAGCGAGCACCCCGCGCGTGTGACATCGGTGCAAAAAAATTTTCGAAGCGCGCGCGGATGCGGGCCGCCGGCGAGGGCGGGGCGGTTCGTCCGATGAATCCGCGCGTCACGGTGCCGTCACGAACGCCCGCGCGGCTGTCATGGGCCGTCAGTAGCCGCGTGCGCAGGCAAGCGCGTGGCGAACGGCGTCGCACGCCCGCCCCGATTGGCATCGGCGGGTTGCCGCTCGTGCGATGCGCGTGCGGCCCACACTTTCATTTTTCTTTCGATCGCGCTTCATCGGCATCCCGATTCGCAGCATTCACATTTCTGGACCATACTGTTCTGCACGGGCAGATGAAGTGACGCCGCATTCGCGGCCCGGCGCGCGCGCCGGCTGCCCGACGACGCAGCAGTAGGTCGCACGTCAGCCGCGCGCATCATGCGCAAGGCTTTCCCTTTTCCGGCAACGCAACGCAGCGAATCGCGACGTGGACGGTAAACCGATGAGCCTCCCTGCATCACAGCTTCAGCGCCGTTACAAGGACGTGCGCGCCCATAGTGTCGCGTTGACCGCGACGCTGTCCGCCGAGGACCAGGCCGTACAGTCGATGCCCGACGCGAGCCCGACGAAATGGCATCTCGCGCATACGACCTGGTTCTTCGAAACCGTCGTGCTGATGCGCCGCGTGCCCGGCTACGCGCCGTTCGATCACGCGTTCCAGTTCCTCTTCAATTCCTATTACGAAGCGCTCGGCCCGCGCCATCCGCGGCCGCAGCGCGGGCTGCTCACGCGTCCGTCGCTCGACGAGGTGCACGCGTACCGGCAGTACGTCGACGAAGCGATGCTGCGCGCGCTCGCCGACGCCGATCCGGCACTGCTCGATGCGATTGCGCCCGAGATCGAGCTCGGCCTGCATCACGAGCAGCAGCACCAGGAGCTGATCGTCACGGACATGCTGCATGCGTTCTCGTGCAACCCGCTGAAGCCGGCGTTCCGGCCGCGCAACGGGATGGACGGGCACGCGCTGGCCGCGGGCGATGCCGGCGCGCAGCGCTGGCTGCGCCAGCCGGGCGGGCTCGTCGAGATCGGCCACGACGGCGAAGCGTTTTCGTTCGACAACGAACGGCCGCGCCACACGGCGCTCGTGCGGCCGTACGAGATCGCGAGCCGCCTCGTGACGAACGCGGAATTCGCGGCCTTCATCGCCGACGGCGGCTATACGCGCCCCGAGTACTGGCTGTCCGACGGCTGGGCGATGGTGCAGCGGGAAGGGTGGCAAGGGCCCGCGTACTGGATGCCCGACGACGACGATGTTGCCGCCACGCGCGTGCGGCGCACGTTCGGCCTGCACGGTGCCGAAGCGCTCGCGCCCGACGCGCCGGTGTGCCACGTGAGCTTCTACGAAGCGGCCGCGTATGCGGAATGGGCCGGCGCGCGGCTGCCGACCGAATTCGAGTGGGAAGCAGCGTTCGGCGCCGAAGGCCTCACGCAGATGCTCGGGCACGTGTGGCAATGGACGCGCTCGTCCTACGAACCGTATCCGGGCTTCCGGCCGCTCGCGGGTGTCGCGGCCGAATACAACGGCAAGTTCATGGTCGGCCAGCAGGTCCTGCGCGGCAGCAGCATCGCGACGCCGCCCGGGCACGAGCGGCCGACGTACCGCAATTTCTTTCCGCCGGCCGCGCGCTGGCAATTCACGGGAGTGCGACTTGCGCGAGACGTCTGACCTGACGGCCACGAGCGGTGGCCAGCAACCCGCCCGCGATTCGCGGCCGAGCGCGTTCGAGCGCGACCTGATCGACGGACTGTCGCGCACGCCGCGCAGCATTTCGCCGAAATACTTCTACGATGCGGCCGGCTCCGCGCTGTTCGACCGCATCTGCGAGTTGCCCGAGTACTATCCGACCCGCACCGAGCTCGGCATCCTGCGCGATCGCGCCGCCGAGATCGTGCGGCGCGTCGGCCCGCATGCGGACATCGTCGAGTTCGGCGCGGGCTCGCTCGAGAAGATCCGCGTGCTGCTCGACGCGTTCGTGGGCAACTACGCGAACGCGCCGGCGCGCTACGTGCCGGTCGACATCTCGGCCGATTACCTGCACGACGCGGCTGCGCGGCTGCGTTCGGCCTATCCGTGGCTCGACGTCGCGCCGATCGCGGCCGACTACACGAAGGCCGAGCAGCTGGCCGAACTGAGTGCGACGCCGCGGCGGCGCATCGGCTTTTTTCCCGGTTCGACGATCGGCAACTTCTCGCCGGAAGAAGCCGACGCGTTCCTGCGCGATGCCGCACAGCTGCTGCGCGGCGGCGGCTTGCTGGTCGGCGCCGATCTCGTGAAGGACGAGCGCACGCTGCATCACGCGTACAACGACGCGCAGGGCGTGACCGCACGGTTCAACCTGAACCTGCTCGTGCGCGCGAACGCCGAGCTCGGCGCGGATTTCGATCTCGACGCGTTCTCGCATTGCGCGTTTTACGACCGCGAGCGGCAGCGCATCGAGATGCATCTCGTCAGCGACGTCGCGCAGACCGTGCACGTGCGCGGCCACGTGTTCCGCTTCGAGGCCGGTGAGCGCATCCACACCGAGAAC
This genomic interval carries:
- a CDS encoding cytochrome b, translated to MKTSTTFSLPARVLHWVMAAMIVAMLFIGVGMVSSVSERHAVLVAIHKPLGVAVLVLVCVRIVVRVLSKPPALPEDLPWWQKLAAHGSHLVLYALMVAMPLIGWAMLSAGGYPVTLGGGVQLPAIVSADPVTFAWLRVAHRVVAYLFFATFLAHFAAALYHGLIRRDGVVRAMVGR
- a CDS encoding catalase family peroxidase; the protein is MKQSSSSSPQREPGRGWWRWAVIGGAVAGVAVAFGYAGGWLAPARLTPQRLVDALQTNSGVHPGFRRNHAKGVCVTGYFEGNGAASAYSVAPFFKAVRTPVVGRFALPGGNPYAPDSSVPIRSLALKLTAPDGEQWRTGMNAMPVFPVATPQAFYQQTVATRPDPKTGKPDPAKVKAFFGAHPETAAFLQWVKGAKPSASYVTESYYGLNAFYFVDASGKRQPVRWRVVPEQTAGAGDVATAADPNVLQQDVTQRIAAGPQKWKLLVTLAEPGDPVDDATKVWPAQRTTIDAGTLVLDRVEAQDSGPCRDVNYDPTVLPQGIQVSGDPLLAARSAAYADSYLRRTSEEAGVAGVAKLSSEGR
- a CDS encoding sigma-70 family RNA polymerase sigma factor, whose protein sequence is MPSTALDDEALRELLPRLRRFALWLARDVHAADDLVQSTLERALSRWTSRRDDASLRSWLFTILYRQFLDGKRSAKRYAWLLGRIRDDDEAHWPSAEREFAARATLEAFGRLSDEQRSLLLLVAVEGFTYQEVADLLDVPIGTVMSRLSRARQALRQLSDGELPAPSLRLMKK
- a CDS encoding anti-sigma factor family protein; amino-acid sequence: MNTPPNEHDLQAYVDGQLDDDARAAVERYLALHPERAEQVKQWQQDAQRLRAALESVRMPAENPALDPAAIRARRAERTRMRFAMAASFVFCVGLGTFGGWQARGWNAPPPIAPMSDAIEAYRMTVVDQTAKVDYRPTRAGDLQGWLTRRVGASAKLPDLSAAGFRPVGGRLFTTDRGGTAAMVLYEDDAGRTLSFYLRPAESANRLLPAGQRVDGALLARYGSLNGLNYAVVGPAGSLGEKAVAQALDQQT
- a CDS encoding immunity 53 family protein, whose product is MIDSLTALQCWYESRCDGVWEHAHGIRIATLDNPGWELKLDGASAGKVIDLAIERDESDWVSVRATETEFAGYGGPRNLSELLVLAVDWSRDGDKVKASNDDGRGV
- a CDS encoding DUF2628 domain-containing protein, translating into MSEVTSTASSASNDEIAAYVGKKATWFERKWAIAESRKSRQSWNWAACFLGPVWMAYRCMYWQASAVLGVTLGITLVELLYFPKYFESSTLDPVTIAIAVSLGWYGNGIYKTYVERKIEKLRPNATSRESFLALLEAQGGTNWLAAAGFAVATPLLGFLMIMIRNLVAGTY
- a CDS encoding sigma-70 family RNA polymerase sigma factor is translated as MTNLEPAKGSAEERADAAASFDPLRRTLIRVAYRMLGSVADAEDMVQEAFIRWMDVDRTEVRVPEAFLRRMVMRMCLDQLKSARHQRETYIGPWLPEPVVEEDEQEDVTLPLMLALERLSPLERAAFLLHDVFGLEFDEVATTIQRDPAACRQLAARARTHVREARPRFHVEKQRGIELAEAFFAASRSGDMRALGAMLAEDVSLHSDGGGKRSAAGKPVFGFERVMKVHEYLAELFSTHASKLVRAGFINGLPGFVTLESDGELQTTALEIEDGKIVAIYVVRNPDKLKHLH
- a CDS encoding carboxymuconolactone decarboxylase family protein is translated as MTAKLNPFAAAPALMKNWMTVSVAAAKSLEPTLIELVKIRASQINACANCINMHTVEAREQGETEQRIYLLAAWREAPCYTDRERAALGWTEALTRLSEGHAAHEAAYAALNDHFSQEEQVKLTLMINVINGWNRLAVGFGLWIDPADAKAAAAKMVA
- the egtB gene encoding ergothioneine biosynthesis protein EgtB, which gives rise to MSLPASQLQRRYKDVRAHSVALTATLSAEDQAVQSMPDASPTKWHLAHTTWFFETVVLMRRVPGYAPFDHAFQFLFNSYYEALGPRHPRPQRGLLTRPSLDEVHAYRQYVDEAMLRALADADPALLDAIAPEIELGLHHEQQHQELIVTDMLHAFSCNPLKPAFRPRNGMDGHALAAGDAGAQRWLRQPGGLVEIGHDGEAFSFDNERPRHTALVRPYEIASRLVTNAEFAAFIADGGYTRPEYWLSDGWAMVQREGWQGPAYWMPDDDDVAATRVRRTFGLHGAEALAPDAPVCHVSFYEAAAYAEWAGARLPTEFEWEAAFGAEGLTQMLGHVWQWTRSSYEPYPGFRPLAGVAAEYNGKFMVGQQVLRGSSIATPPGHERPTYRNFFPPAARWQFTGVRLARDV
- the egtD gene encoding L-histidine N(alpha)-methyltransferase, translated to MRETSDLTATSGGQQPARDSRPSAFERDLIDGLSRTPRSISPKYFYDAAGSALFDRICELPEYYPTRTELGILRDRAAEIVRRVGPHADIVEFGAGSLEKIRVLLDAFVGNYANAPARYVPVDISADYLHDAAARLRSAYPWLDVAPIAADYTKAEQLAELSATPRRRIGFFPGSTIGNFSPEEADAFLRDAAQLLRGGGLLVGADLVKDERTLHHAYNDAQGVTARFNLNLLVRANAELGADFDLDAFSHCAFYDRERQRIEMHLVSDVAQTVHVRGHVFRFEAGERIHTENSHKFTIDGFHTIARRAGFEPDTVWTDADNLFSVHWLRSVDDIRA